A genome region from bacterium SCSIO 12844 includes the following:
- a CDS encoding nitronate monooxygenase: MWNKTYLTHRIGIKYPIIQAPMAGGATTAELVSSVSNYGALGSLGAGYLSADQINNTINNIYKLTEKPFSVNLFTPEAHTATTQHMQKVCDVINQCSDILGVITEPVAAPYAPVFEEQVSVLLAKNVPVVSFTFGIPSLEIINQFKKINSVVIATATSLEEACLLENYQVDAIVIQGSEAGGHRGSFLDKAENSLIPLADLLNQVIAKVNLPVIASGGIMNGASIAKLMRLGASATQLGSAFLCADESGIHQAYKKLLLEQTEDTTTLTSVFSGKLARGLNNQFIQCMQKHRQIILDYPIQNKLTTKMRNEAKKQGNTDYMSLWAGQNIHLATQLSAKDLLDKLISEVEAYISNR, translated from the coding sequence ATGTGGAATAAAACATATTTAACACATCGAATAGGAATAAAATATCCAATTATTCAAGCGCCAATGGCTGGTGGTGCTACTACTGCTGAGCTTGTTTCATCTGTCTCTAATTATGGTGCGCTAGGCTCTTTAGGTGCGGGTTATCTATCAGCAGATCAGATTAATAATACAATTAATAATATTTATAAATTAACAGAAAAGCCTTTTTCAGTTAATCTCTTTACGCCAGAGGCACATACTGCAACGACTCAACATATGCAAAAAGTTTGTGATGTAATTAATCAATGTAGTGATATATTGGGTGTTATAACTGAGCCTGTAGCTGCACCTTATGCACCAGTATTTGAAGAGCAAGTGAGTGTGCTTCTAGCAAAAAACGTCCCTGTTGTTAGTTTTACATTTGGTATTCCTAGCTTAGAGATTATTAATCAATTTAAAAAGATTAATTCAGTTGTTATAGCGACGGCAACATCACTTGAAGAGGCTTGTTTGCTTGAAAACTATCAAGTTGATGCTATTGTGATACAAGGTAGCGAAGCTGGTGGACATCGTGGTAGTTTTTTAGATAAGGCAGAAAATTCATTAATTCCATTAGCTGATTTATTAAATCAAGTAATTGCTAAGGTCAATCTTCCAGTCATAGCATCTGGCGGTATTATGAATGGTGCAAGTATTGCAAAATTAATGCGCCTAGGCGCATCAGCTACTCAGTTAGGCAGTGCGTTTTTATGTGCTGATGAGTCTGGTATTCATCAAGCTTATAAGAAATTACTTTTAGAACAAACAGAAGATACAACAACATTAACAAGTGTATTTTCTGGAAAGCTAGCTAGAGGTTTAAATAATCAATTTATTCAATGTATGCAAAAACATAGACAAATAATTTTAGATTATCCGATTCAAAATAAACTAACCACAAAGATGAGAAATGAAGCTAAAAAACAAGGAAATACTGATTATATGTCCTTATGGGCAGGACAAAATATCCACTTAGCAACTCAGTTAAGTGCTAAGGATTTATTAGATAAATTAATTAGTGAAGTCGAAGCTTATATTAGTAATAGATAG
- the ftsH gene encoding ATP-dependent zinc metalloprotease FtsH — translation MWKNVLFWVVVAGILIALFSSFNRQSASTDTLSYSNFINQIDNNQVRSVYIDGRAITGRTASGQSFNTNLPWNDPFVIDQMLKHKVDITAKPPQKDSLLLRLLINGFPIILLVIIWIFLMRAMSGGGKGGAFSFGKSKAKLLGEDQVKVTLDDVAGVDEAKEEVAEIIDFLRDPTKYQRLGGKIPRGVLMVGPPGTGKTLLARAIAGEAKVPFFSISGSDFVEMFVGVGASRVRDMFEQAKKRSPCIIFIDEIDAVGRHRGAGLGGGHDEREQTLNQMLVEMDGFSGNEGVIVIAATNRPDVLDPALLRPGRFDREVTVGLPSVKGREQILKVHMKNVPIADDVRADWVARGTPGFSGAQLANLVNEAALFAARFNKNKVGMEELELAKDKILMGTERRSMAMSEDEKRLTAYHEAGHAIIGRLVPSHDPVYKVSIIPRGRALGVTMYLPEGDQVSQSKEELESRLSSLYGGRIAEALIFGDENVTTGAANDIQVATNIARSMVTKWGLSDKMGPLLYAEEDEHPFLGHSMGRNSAPAFSEKTAGNIDIEVRDLIDRNYARANRLLADNLDILHAMADALMKYETLDAAQVDDLMDRKPVREPGDWTVNLGDKKNNNKTKTEGAQVSDDTKETKSEKPNKDLGDPIPQGD, via the coding sequence ATGTGGAAGAATGTCTTATTTTGGGTGGTTGTTGCAGGCATTTTAATTGCTTTATTTTCTAGTTTTAACCGCCAAAGTGCTTCTACGGATACACTAAGTTATTCGAATTTTATCAATCAGATTGACAACAATCAGGTTCGGTCTGTCTATATTGATGGTAGGGCGATTACTGGAAGAACGGCTTCTGGGCAATCATTTAATACTAATTTACCTTGGAATGATCCATTTGTAATTGATCAAATGCTAAAACATAAGGTTGATATTACAGCCAAACCACCTCAAAAAGACAGCCTTTTACTTAGACTGTTAATTAATGGATTTCCAATTATTCTATTAGTGATTATTTGGATTTTCTTAATGCGTGCTATGAGTGGTGGTGGTAAAGGTGGTGCATTCTCCTTTGGTAAAAGTAAAGCTAAGCTATTAGGCGAAGACCAAGTTAAAGTAACACTTGATGATGTTGCAGGTGTTGATGAGGCCAAAGAAGAAGTAGCTGAAATTATTGACTTTCTACGAGACCCAACTAAATATCAACGTTTGGGCGGCAAAATTCCTCGAGGCGTGTTAATGGTTGGTCCTCCAGGAACTGGTAAAACTTTATTAGCTAGAGCCATTGCAGGGGAAGCTAAAGTCCCATTTTTCTCAATTTCTGGATCAGACTTTGTTGAAATGTTTGTTGGTGTTGGTGCTTCTCGCGTACGTGATATGTTTGAGCAAGCCAAAAAGCGTTCACCTTGTATCATATTTATTGATGAAATTGATGCAGTTGGTCGTCATCGTGGTGCAGGCTTAGGTGGAGGTCATGATGAGCGTGAACAAACATTAAATCAGATGTTAGTTGAAATGGATGGCTTTTCAGGTAATGAAGGTGTTATTGTTATCGCAGCAACTAACCGACCTGATGTATTAGATCCAGCACTTTTACGTCCTGGGCGTTTTGACCGTGAAGTAACTGTTGGTTTACCTTCAGTTAAAGGACGTGAGCAGATTTTAAAAGTTCATATGAAAAATGTACCAATTGCTGATGATGTTCGCGCTGACTGGGTTGCTCGTGGTACACCTGGTTTTTCAGGTGCTCAATTGGCAAACCTTGTTAATGAAGCAGCATTATTTGCAGCGCGTTTTAATAAAAACAAAGTTGGTATGGAAGAGCTAGAGCTTGCTAAAGATAAAATTTTAATGGGTACTGAGCGTCGCTCAATGGCAATGAGTGAAGATGAAAAACGTTTAACGGCTTATCATGAAGCAGGCCATGCAATTATTGGACGTCTAGTGCCGTCACATGACCCTGTTTATAAAGTAAGTATTATTCCGCGCGGACGTGCTTTGGGTGTTACTATGTATTTACCTGAAGGGGATCAAGTTAGTCAAAGTAAAGAAGAATTAGAAAGTCGTTTATCATCATTATATGGTGGGCGTATTGCTGAAGCACTTATTTTTGGTGATGAAAATGTCACAACAGGTGCGGCTAATGATATTCAAGTGGCTACGAATATTGCTCGTAGTATGGTAACTAAGTGGGGTCTATCTGATAAAATGGGGCCATTATTATATGCCGAAGAAGATGAACATCCATTCTTAGGCCATTCAATGGGCAGAAACTCAGCACCAGCATTTTCTGAAAAAACAGCAGGTAATATTGATATTGAAGTGCGTGATCTTATTGACCGTAACTATGCACGTGCAAATCGTTTATTAGCTGATAATCTTGATATTTTACATGCAATGGCTGATGCATTAATGAAGTATGAAACTTTAGATGCGGCGCAAGTTGATGACTTAATGGATCGAAAACCAGTTCGTGAGCCTGGAGACTGGACAGTTAATTTGGGCGATAAAAAGAATAATAATAAAACTAAAACAGAAGGTGCCCAAGTGTCTGATGATACAAAAGAGACAAAATCTGAGAAGCCTAATAAAGATTTAGGTGATCCTATACCTCAAGGTGATTAA